From Polaribacter haliotis:
AATCGTAAAAATGGAAGATAAATCAGTAGAATTTCTTTGATATAAAGCTTTTTCTTGAATAAATGCTTTCCTGAAATCTTTTTGTTGTGCAAATAACCAGCTTAAAAGCATGTTCCAAACATCTTTTGGTTGGCTAATGGATTTTCTTAATAGTGTTTTTCTGAATAAGATATTCGCTTCATTTTCGGAATCGTCAGTAATATATTTACTAGCATATCTTTGCACTAAATTAAAATATTGCTCGTTTTTATCAACGAGATTTATATAAGATTCAAACATTTGTTTAAAGTCTCCTTTTTCTCCATAAATTTGTGCAATTTGGAAACTATAATTTGCATTTTTATTCTTTTCCATTGCTTTCTCATAAGCCAAAATTGCATTGTCTAATAAGTTGTAATCTTTAAAAAGACGTCCAATAATTCCACCATAAGCAGGGGTTTTATCCAAAGAATTTAAAGCTAAATCGTAATTAATTTTTGCTTGTTCTTTTAATTGCTGTCTTTCGTAATTATAACCTAAATAAACATATAAATAAATTTGAGAAGCATTGGATCTAATTCTTGTTTTTAGTAAGTTTTCTGCTTCTTTAAATTTATCTGTTTCTTGATAACAAGCAATTAAACGACCTAAATAAGTGGTGTTAAAAGGTGTTTTGTTATAGAGTTTTTTAAAAATCTGAGTTGCTTTTTCATATTCTCCTTCTCTGTAATAATTTTCCGCAAGCAAATATTCGTTTTGTGTTGCTTGTTGTGGGGTTTGTTGTGCAACAATAAAACTGCTGATAGTAAAAAAAATAAGAAAAAAGAAGTTTTTCATAGACATCAAATATAAACAACAAAAATGTTAAATTTTTATTAAAGCAATCTCTTTTTAAAGGCTCTTTGTAACATTTTGGCACGAAACTTGTCTTTAAAGTATATAACCAATCAAATCTTAATATTATGAATACTTTTACTCAACAATACCAAACAGCAAAAAGCAACTCTAAAAAGTTCATGAAAAACGGACAAATATCTGCGTATTTAAACGCTCTTTCAGAAATGAATAAATACAAAAGATTAATGGTAGCAGTGGTTTCAAATTAGTCTACAGTTTTTCAGTCTTCAGTATGCAGTCATTTTGTGACTGGAAACTAAAAACACAAACAAGCTGACTGACGACTGGTAACTGCCAACTGCTTACTGAATCATTTCGAACCCACAATAAGGAACCAATACATCTGGTATTTTAATTCCGTCTTTGGTTTGATAGTTTTCTAAAATTCCTGCTAAAACACGTGGTAATGCTAAAGAACTACCATTTAAAGTATGTGCAAGCTCACTTTTACCTTCTTTGTTTTTAAAACGAAGCTTTAATCTATTTGCTTGAAAAGTTTCAAAATTTGAAGCCGAACTAATTTCTAACCATCTGTCTTGTGCTGTAGAAAATAATTCAAAATCGAATGTTAAAGCAGCTGTAAAACCAGTATCTCCACCACACAAACGTAAAATTCTGTAAGGTAATTTTAATTCTCTTAAAATATCTTTAATGTGCTCTACCATATCACTTAAAGCGTGATACGATTTATCTGGATGCTCCACTCTTACAATCTCTACTTTATCGAATTGATGCAATCTATTTAAACCACGAACATGTGCTCCATAACTTCCAGCTTCACGTCTAAAACAAGGTGTGTAGCCAGTTGCAGTTATTGGAAAATCGCTTTCCTGAATTAAATTTCCACGAAACATATTTGTAATTGGTACTTCTGCAGTCGGAATTAAATACAAATCGTCTACAGTAGAATGATACATTTGTCCGTCTTTATCTGGTAATTGCCCAGTTGCAGTAGCAGATGCAGCATTCACCAAATGCGGCACTTGGTATTCTTTATAACCAGCTTCAATATTTTTATCTAAAAAATAGTTGATTAATGCACGCTGTAATCTTGCTCCTTTTCCTTTGTAAACAGGAAAACCTGCACCCGTAATTTTTGTACCTAATTCAAAATCGATAATGTCGTATTTCTTTGCCAATTCCCAATGAGGAAGTGCATTTTCTCCTAAATCAGGAATAATTCCTTCTTTAAAAATTTCTTCATTATCTTCTTCCGAATTTCCAGCTTTTACAGAAGCATGAGGAATGTTAGGTATTTGATATAATAAATTCTGAAGCTCATCTGCAAAACCATTTAAAGTTTCAGACAATTCTTTAGATTGCTCTTTTAACTGACTTGTTTTTTCTTTTAAAATGTTGGCTTTTTGTACCTCACCAGATTTAAAAAGTCCACCAATTTCTTTGGATAAAGTATTAGATTCCGCTAAAACATCGTCTAAAGCAACTTGTGTAGCTCTTCTGTTTTCATCTGCATTTAAAACTTTCTCAATAATAGCTTCTGCATCCGCAAAATTACGTTTTGCCAATCCTGCTAAAACTACTTCTTTGTTTTCTCTAATAAATTGTACTTGTAACATTTTGTAAGAATTTAAGAATGCAAATATATAATTTGTGTAGTAGTTTCAATACAAAAATTCCATCTTAATCTTTCCAAAGGGAAGAGGCAAGCAAACCTTCAAAGATTATGTTACAAAAATTAAAAAATTTTAATAAACGTTATTTTTTCAGGAAAAATTTTCACAAGAGTGTTTTCCCCTTTGGGATATTAAAGGGGCTTTTATTTCTTAATATAATTTCTTGCAGTTTCTTCATCTTTTTTAAGTTGAAGAATTAATGAATCCAAAGAATCGAATTTTTCTTCGTCACGTAAAAAGTAAATCAAATCTATCGTTAAAATCTTTCCATATAAGTCCTGATTGAAATCAAAAAAATGCACTTCAATTGTTTGATGATTTCCATTTACGGTTGGTCTATTTCCGATATTCATCATCCCAAAAATAGTACTGTTTTCTATGGTAGATTTTATAACGTAGACACCAGTTTTAGGAATTAGTTTATAATCTTCTTCGATATCTATATTTGCTGTAGGATAACCTATTTTACCACCTAATTTTTTTCCGTTAACAACTTTGCCTTTCAACATAAAATTATACCCTAAATAATTGTTGGCAGTTTTTAAATTTCCATTGGCTAAAGCACGTCTAATTTTTGTAGAACTTACAGAAACATCGTCAATATCTTGTGCTGGAATTTCTTCTACCTTAAAATCGTATAAATGGCTATATTCTGTTAGTTGCTGAATATTTCCTTCTCGGTTTTTACCAAAATGATGATCGTAACCAATAATTAATTTCGAAATATTAAATTGATTTACCAAAACATCTCGAACAAATTCAAGTGCTGTCATTCTAGAAAAATCTCGACTAAAAGGATGTATAATTAAATAGTCTAATCCGGTTTTTTTAAGGAGTTTTTCACGTTCGTTAATCGTATTAATCAACTCGATGGAAGCATCTTTTTGCAAAACCATTCTTGGATGTGGAAAAAAAGTAAGTAATACAGATTTTTTCCCAGCTTCTTTCGCTTCAGAAACCAGTTTTTCTAATATTTTTTGATGCCCAAAATGCACACC
This genomic window contains:
- the serS gene encoding serine--tRNA ligase codes for the protein MLQVQFIRENKEVVLAGLAKRNFADAEAIIEKVLNADENRRATQVALDDVLAESNTLSKEIGGLFKSGEVQKANILKEKTSQLKEQSKELSETLNGFADELQNLLYQIPNIPHASVKAGNSEEDNEEIFKEGIIPDLGENALPHWELAKKYDIIDFELGTKITGAGFPVYKGKGARLQRALINYFLDKNIEAGYKEYQVPHLVNAASATATGQLPDKDGQMYHSTVDDLYLIPTAEVPITNMFRGNLIQESDFPITATGYTPCFRREAGSYGAHVRGLNRLHQFDKVEIVRVEHPDKSYHALSDMVEHIKDILRELKLPYRILRLCGGDTGFTAALTFDFELFSTAQDRWLEISSASNFETFQANRLKLRFKNKEGKSELAHTLNGSSLALPRVLAGILENYQTKDGIKIPDVLVPYCGFEMIQ
- a CDS encoding bifunctional riboflavin kinase/FAD synthetase, producing the protein MKTIIDISNFSTEEKTFVTIGTFDGVHFGHQKILEKLVSEAKEAGKKSVLLTFFPHPRMVLQKDASIELINTINEREKLLKKTGLDYLIIHPFSRDFSRMTALEFVRDVLVNQFNISKLIIGYDHHFGKNREGNIQQLTEYSHLYDFKVEEIPAQDIDDVSVSSTKIRRALANGNLKTANNYLGYNFMLKGKVVNGKKLGGKIGYPTANIDIEEDYKLIPKTGVYVIKSTIENSTIFGMMNIGNRPTVNGNHQTIEVHFFDFNQDLYGKILTIDLIYFLRDEEKFDSLDSLILQLKKDEETARNYIKK